CCAAGGCGTCGACCTGGCTGTACACGATCGCGGTGCGCTCCTGCCAAAGGATGCACCGGCGCCGGGCCGGAGAGCCCGCCCGACTCGAACCGCTCGACCGACTGCTGCCGTCCGGCGATGAGGGCATCCTGCAGATCCCCTCCGACGACGATCCGGCGGCGGACGCGGAACGGCACGAGGCCTCGGAGGCGGTGCTCGGGGCGCTGAGGGCGCTGCCGCTCGAATTCCGCCTGCCGCTCGTTCTGAAGGAGATGGCGGACTTCTCGATCGCCGAGATCGCGGAGACGTTGGACGTCAAGGCTCCTACCGTGAAGACGCGCCTCCACCGCGCGCGCCTGCGCGTCCGGCAGGAGCTGGCCAACGCTCTCCCCACCCGACCCGCGCCCCCGCCCGACCACGCTCGCGAGGAATGCCTGGCCCTCATTCGCGCGAAGCAGGAATCGCTGGACCACGACACGGAATTTCCGCTGAGCAACGACCTGCTGTGCGACCGCTGCAGCGCCGTGTTCCTGACGCTGGACTACGGCCGCGCGGTGTGCCGGGCTCTCTCCTCGGGCCGGATGCCGCAAGACCTGAGGCGATCCATAGGCCAGGCCCTCTCCCAGGACTGATCCGGCTTCCGCGCGTCCGCGCGGACCTCCGAAGCGCGCTCGTTCCTTCTCCCGTGCCGGACCCCACTCCACCCGCGTCCCCGCCGGGAACCGATCTCGGCCCCCGTGGCACCAATGGTTAGAGCGGGAATGGGCGGCCGCCGGCAGGCGGACCCGCCCCGCCAAACGAGAAGACCTCGGAGAGAACCATGAGAGCACATAGACGAAGCCTGCCGCTTCTCGTAGCGGCGGCGGTCCTGGTGGCCGGCCCGGCGGTGGCGCAGCAGCGGATGCCGCCCCCGGAGCAGGAGCAGATGACGCAGCAGATGCAGCAACGGATGGCCGCCATGCAGCAGAACATGCAGCGCCTGCGCGAGCGGATCCACGTCGTGGACGGGGCGATCGTCCGCGCGCTGGAGCGCGTGCAGGATCAGCAGCGAATCCGCGAGCACCAGGCACTGCGCGAGACGTGCGCCGGCCTGAGCGAGATGACCCGCCAGATGGAACGGTCCGCTCTGCGTCTCCAGGAGATGGACCGCAATCAGGTCTTCCAGCAGGACGGCGAGCTGCGGCGGGAGACGGAGCGGCTGCGCGAGCAGTTCCGGCTGATGGAGACGCGCATGGAGGAGAGCGTTCAGTCGCTCGAGCGCATGCAGCACCGGCTCGAGCAGATGACCGAGTCGGGGTCATGACCGCGCGTATGGAGGGGATCGGCGTCGCCAGCGAAAGAGCGGCGCCGGTGCTCCTCGCGCTCGCTCTCGGCGCGGCCGGCTTCCTCCCCGGCGCTCCCGCGACCGCTCAGGAAGCGTCGTGGTCGGGCTCCGTGGAGGTCGCGTCCGGCGACTACTACTTCACGGAGCGGTCCACGTCGGTGTGGGTGGTGAACGGCGTGAGCGCGAGCTGGGGAGGCGTCTACGTGGACGCGAGCCTGCCGCTGCTGCTCCAGAACAGCGACGCGATCACCAGGGCCGGCGGCCTGCCGGTGCCCACCGGAGGAAACCGCGCCGGGGACGGCTCGGGCAGGCGGCACGACGAGCTCGTCGTCATAGAGGCGCCGGGGTCGCTCGAGCTGTCCCTCGCGGACCCCCTGCTCGGCGCCGGCCTGGAATTCACGCCAACGAACTCGCCCCTCAGGAGCGTGCGCGTGGGCGCGAGCGTCAAGCCGCCCCTGCGAAGCGCGGAGTCCGGGATCGGCACGGGCGAGTGGGACGCCGGCGCCGGCGCGGGCGCGTCCCTGGAGCTCGGCAGCGTGCTGGTCATGATCCAGGGCTCCTATTGGGCGCTGGGCGACACGCCGGACCTGGAGCTGCGCGATGTATTCGCGTACGGCGCCGCGCTGGGAGGCTTCCTGCGGGGTGACCGCCTGGGCTGGTCGGTCTCCGTGACTGGATCCACGTCGATGATCGACGGGGTGGAAGCCCCGGTGTCGATCGGAGGCGACGTGTACCTGAGCCTGGCCTCCGCGCGCTCGCTGCGGGCGGGAGTGCGATCCGGCCTGACCGAATCCGCCGCCGACGTGGCCGCGTCGGTCGGCTGGACAATCCCCCTGTTGTGAAGGGGCAGAAAGGACGACCCGAGATGAGCACCGCCGTTCTCGATAGACCAACCCCCGCGGCCGCTCGAGTGGAGCCGCCGGAAGCGGAGACGGTCGATGTGGAGCTCGTCCTGGACGAGAACTACCGCTTCGACGTCGACTTCGTGCAGGAGGGGGTGGCCCGCCTGCGGATGGACGAGCCGGCGCCGCTCGGCGACGGCGCGGGCCCGAACGCGAGTCGCTTGCTCGCCGCGGCGGTGGCGAACTGCCTGAGCGCGAGCCTGCTGTTCTGCCTGCGCAAGGCGCGCGTCCCCGTTACAGGCATGCGAACCAGCGCCCGCGCGACGCTGGCCCGCAACGAGAAGGGTCGCCTGCGGGTGGACACTATCGCCGTGACCCTCCGCCCCGACGTAGAGCCGGGGCACGAGTCCCGCGTGGCCCGGTGCGCCGGCCTGTACGAGGACTTCTGCCTCGTCACCCAGAGCATCCGCGGCGGCATCGACGTGGAAGCCGTCGTGGAGACGTAGGAGGAGCCCGCACCTGGGGTCGGGGGGAACCCGCCCGCGCGCCGTACTACCAGGCCGCGACCCCCCCGGCCCCTTTTGTTATCCAGCGCAGCACCGACTGAGGGCTGCTGGCCGATGTCGCTATTTTCCTTGTCACCAGATGGTATTACTCTTACTTGTAATACCTAGAACCGGATGGAAGCACCATGAAGATCACGACCAAAGGCCAGGTGACGATTCCGCAGGCCATCAGGGAGCGCCTCGGGCTTCTTCCCCACACGGAAGTGACGTTCGAGGTGCGCGGCAATGTCGTGGTGTTGCAGAAGGCGAAGAGCACCCGCCGCGGCATGCGCATCGTCGAACGCCTCCGGGGGCGCGGCGACGTCAAGATGAGCACCGACGAGATCATGGCTCTCACGCGCGGCGACTGAGCGTGGTTCCGACGCTGGTCGACAGCAATGTCCTGCTGGACGTGCTGACAGAGGACGCCGTGTGGTTCGATTGGTCGGCCTCGGCGATCGAGGATCGGGCCGAGTCTTCCGTCCTGGTGATAAACCCGATCATCTACGCCGAGACGTCGATCCGCTTCACGAGCATCGAGGCACTGGAGGCGACCATTCCCAGGGGTACGCTCCGGCGCGACCCCCTTCCCTGGGAGGCCGCCTTCCTCGCCGGGAAGTGCTTCCTCCGCTACCGGCGACGGGGCGGCCTCGGACGGTCGCCTCTGCCGGATTTCTACATCGGAGCGCACGCCGCCGTGGCGGGGATGTGCCTGCTCACGCGCGACGCCTCACGATACAGGAGCTACTTCCCGTCGCTGGAGATTATCGCGCCCTAGTCCCGCAGTTCCTCCAGCCCCGCCCCCACCGTGTGAAACGACCCCATGACCAGCACGGTGCCAGGCGCGTCCGCGAGCAGGCCCGGCGCCGAGCCGCCCGCGTCGAGCCCGCCCCCCTGCCCCGCCCGCCGCGCCGCTTCCTCCAGCGCCGCGCCGAAGTCCTCGGCCACGGTCGCGTCCTCCAGCCGCCGCCCCGCGCCCGCCCGCGCCGGATCCCAGCGCCGCTCCTCGGGAACGCCCGGGGCGCCTGTGAGAACCATGTGGTCGACCGCGGGGGCGAGCGCGTCCAGCATGGCCGGCCAGTCCTTGTCGGCCACGATCGCCACCACCGCGACCAGCGGGCGGGTCGGGCCGACCTGCACCAGCGTGCGCGCCAGCGCGGCGGCGCCGGCGGGGTTGTGGGCGGCGTCCAGGATCCAGTCGACGCCGCGCGCCCTCAACCTCTGAAAGCGTCCGGGGGGCTCCGCGCGGGAGATCCCCACCTCGGCCGCCTCGGAGCTCGGCCTGAGGGCCTCGGGCAGCGCGGCCAGGACGTGCGCGGCCACCGCCGCGTTGGCGACGTGGTGGGCGCCGGGGAGCGCGGGCGCGAGCGGCACGTCGCGCAGGGAATCGGTCGCCGCGACCCAGCGCCCGGGCCCCATGACCGTCGGCTCGGGCAGCGGCTCCGCGATCGTAACGGAAGCGCCGACTTCCTCGGCGACCCGGAGCAGCGTCTC
This sequence is a window from Gemmatimonadota bacterium. Protein-coding genes within it:
- a CDS encoding OsmC family protein, whose amino-acid sequence is MSTAVLDRPTPAAARVEPPEAETVDVELVLDENYRFDVDFVQEGVARLRMDEPAPLGDGAGPNASRLLAAAVANCLSASLLFCLRKARVPVTGMRTSARATLARNEKGRLRVDTIAVTLRPDVEPGHESRVARCAGLYEDFCLVTQSIRGGIDVEAVVET
- a CDS encoding Mur ligase family protein, with protein sequence MGRRRSLPRPLPRPRPPGPDRQELSALTYQDLVEALFPRLSGGIRWGLDRTRDLLASVGDPHLRYPSIHVAGTNGKGTVCHMVEEALRASGCRTGLYTSPHLIEFTERVRLDGAPIAREPLMDAARALWPAIEDSGATFFEATTAVAFLAMADAGVDVAVVEVGLGGRLDATNVLTPEVCAITRIDLDHAAYLGDTLADVAAEKAGILEPGVPAVIAAGQHPEAMETLLRVAEEVGASVTIAEPLPEPTVMGPGRWVAATDSLRDVPLAPALPGAHHVANAAVAAHVLAALPEALRPSSEAAEVGISRAEPPGRFQRLRARGVDWILDAAHNPAGAAALARTLVQVGPTRPLVAVVAIVADKDWPAMLDALAPAVDHMVLTGAPGVPEERRWDPARAGAGRRLEDATVAEDFGAALEEAARRAGQGGGLDAGGSAPGLLADAPGTVLVMGSFHTVGAGLEELRD
- a CDS encoding sigma-70 family RNA polymerase sigma factor, which produces MEYTAPTTDADRAIPALLAAHGDNLYALALRLCGEEEAAKDLVQETFMRAFRGWDGFQGRSKASTWLYTIAVRSCQRMHRRRAGEPARLEPLDRLLPSGDEGILQIPSDDDPAADAERHEASEAVLGALRALPLEFRLPLVLKEMADFSIAEIAETLDVKAPTVKTRLHRARLRVRQELANALPTRPAPPPDHAREECLALIRAKQESLDHDTEFPLSNDLLCDRCSAVFLTLDYGRAVCRALSSGRMPQDLRRSIGQALSQD
- a CDS encoding AbrB/MazE/SpoVT family DNA-binding domain-containing protein — translated: MKITTKGQVTIPQAIRERLGLLPHTEVTFEVRGNVVVLQKAKSTRRGMRIVERLRGRGDVKMSTDEIMALTRGD
- a CDS encoding PIN domain-containing protein, whose amino-acid sequence is MVPTLVDSNVLLDVLTEDAVWFDWSASAIEDRAESSVLVINPIIYAETSIRFTSIEALEATIPRGTLRRDPLPWEAAFLAGKCFLRYRRRGGLGRSPLPDFYIGAHAAVAGMCLLTRDASRYRSYFPSLEIIAP